From the genome of Argentina anserina chromosome 4, drPotAnse1.1, whole genome shotgun sequence, one region includes:
- the LOC126790372 gene encoding galactokinase, protein MAQMTRHEELPIPILSALDQVYGESSQLEEAELRFHRLKTTFHKVFGHPPQLSARSPGRVNLIGEHIDYEGYSVLPMAIRQDTIVAIRRNEGEKVLRIANVNDKYDMCTYPADPDQEIDLKNHKWGHYFICGYKGFYEFARSRGIDLGAPVGLDVLIDGTVPTGSGLSSSAALVCASTIAIMAAFEQNFPKKDIAQLTCECERHIGTQSGGMDQAISVMAKPGFAELIDFNPIRATDVQLPAGGTFVVAHSLAESQKAVTAATNYNNRVVECRLASILLAIKLRMKPQDAISNVKTLSDVEGLCISYASTHGSSDPNIAVKELLKEEPYTVDEIEKITGENLESVFRNSASSLDVLKAAKHFKLYQRASHVYSEAKRVHAFKDTVSSDLSDEGKLKNLGDLMNASHHSCSVLYECSCPELEELVDICRGNGALGARLTGAGWGGCAVALVKDSIVPQFILNLKERFYQPRIHRGVINNNDLGLYVFASKPSSGAAIIKF, encoded by the exons ATGGCACAGATGACGAGGCACGAAGAACTTCCGATCCCAATTCTCTCGGCGCTCGATCAAGTCTACGGCGAGTCGTCGCAGCTCGAGGAGGCTGAGCTCCGCTTCCACCGCCTCAAGACTACCTTCCACAAGGTCTTCGGTCACCCTCCTCAACTCTCCGCTCGCTCTCCAG GGAGAGTGAACTTGATCGGAGAGCACATAGATTATGAGGGGTACTCGGTGTTGCCGATGGCGATAAGGCAGGACACGATTGTGGCGATCAGGAGGAATGAAGGGGAGAAGGTTCTGAGGATTGCGAATGTTAATGATAAGTATGATATGTGTACTTACCCTGCTGATCCTGACCAG GAAATTGACTTGAAGAATCACAAATGGGGACATTATTTCATATGTGG GTACAAAGGCTTCTATGAGTTTGCCAGATCCCGAGGAATAGATCTTGGTGCACCAGTGGGACTTGATGTCCTTATTGATGGAACAGTTCCTACAG GTTCTGGACTATCAAGCTCTGCTGCATTAGTTTGTGCTTCTACAATTGCTATTATGGCTGCTTTTGAGCAGAATTTCCCCAAG AAAGATATTGCTCAACTTACATGTGAGTGTGAGCGACACATTGGTACACAATCTGGTGGAATGGATCAG GCCATCTCGGTAATGGCTAAGCCTGGGTTTGCAGAACTAATTGACTTCAACCCTATTCGTGCTACTGATGTGCAACTTCCAGCTGGCGGAACTTTTGTTGTAGCTCATTCCTTGGCAGAATCTCAGAAAGCAGTAACTGCTGCTACCAATTATAATAACAGAGTTGTTGAATGTCGTTTAGCTTCG ATTCTGCTTGCTATAAAGTTGAGAATGAAGCCACAAGATGCAATCTCAAATGTCAAAACTCTTTCTGATGTTGAAGGGTTGTGTATATCATATGCTAGTACCCATGGGTCTTCAGATCCTAACATAGCTGTAAAG GAACTGTTGAAGGAAGAACCTTATACAGTTGatgaaattgagaaaatcacTGGGGAAAATCTAGAGTCTGTCTTTCGAAATTCTGCATCTTCGCTGGATGTGTTGAAGGCTGCAAAACACTTCAAGTTATATCAG AGAGCCTCTCACGTATACTCTGAAGCTAAGCGGGTTCATGCATTCAAGGACACTGTATCATCAGATTTAAG TGATGAGGGTAAGCTGAAGAATCTTGGTGATCTTATGAATGCAAGCCATCATAGCTGCAGTGTTTTATATGAGTGCAG TTGTCCGGAGTTGGAAGAACTTGTGGATATTTGTAGAGGGAATGGTGCTCTTGGGGCAAGGCTGACAGGCGCTGGATGGGGTGGCTGTGCAGTTGCTTTGGTTAAAGACAGTATTGTCCCACAATTCATCCTTAATTTAAAG GAACGGTTCTACCAGCCAAGAATTCATAGAGGTGTCATAAACAATAACGATCTCGGCTTGTATGTTTTTGCTTCCAAGCCTTCTAGTGGTGCTGCTATCATCAAGTTTTAG